The window gaaaagcttGAGAGAAGCTGAAACTCCAGCTCTCctttctcacctctgcacagcAGGTCGCTCTCTGTGTGAAGTAAGTGTGAATGTTGGATCATCTCTTTCATAAAATCACAGAAATGGTCAGACACAGAtgacaccccacccccccaccccccaacagTGGAAAGTGGAAAGGTGTGGGCATGAGGGGGTTTCCAGAGCTATTCAACTGTCCAACAAGAACCTCTGAGagattgttttacttttacaggGAAAGGTAGTCATGTTTTCTTCTGGTGTCCGAGGCTCAAACACAATGTTGAAACAGGTCTttgaatttatcttttttttttggcatttctgctttattagATAGTGTCAGTAGAGACAGGAAAGGCAGGGGACAGAGGGGGGGGGTGAGCGAGCTGCAACAAAGTACCTGGGATGGATTCGAACCCGGGTCACTATGCCGATATGTGGTACGCTTTCTACCAGGTGAGCTGCCCGAGCACCCCTGAAAATAGTTTATCTTAAAGGTTGATAGTGCTGtttatcaaaaaagaaaaatgttggaGTATAATGTGTTGACTGATTGCTTAATAGTGTAAACTACCAGGCTGTCtatgaagaacaaaaaatgacataagtaaatgaataaataaatgtagaaatacagaaatagcaTTTGTCAGTACctaaatctatttatttttgcatttatttatgtattaaatgcagaaattatttatttatttatacatatttcatttttcgTCCTTCACAGCTGTCAGGGAGCAAAGTAACAGAGGCCTGGAAAtgatccatttttaaaattcagcaCAAAGTGACCATTACAGACCTTcctgtgacaggaagtggaattGCTGATTCACTGTGACTGTTTGATTATCTTCATCTTATCTCTTTAATTACGATATCAAACCAGTAAATGTTGCGTGTATAGATGAAACAGCTGTCCTCCATGGAGCTAAACATTACTCTTACCTGTAATGAAATGCAGTAAATGATGTGAGTATTCATGGACAGCATTCACTCAATTCACCCTTTCACCCTGTTCCTGCCAGTGGATGTACTTAAAGAGCACTGAGTATTAGATGTGTGTGGAGCTTCAGTGTAGACATGAGTTTCTCTACCCTGAATGTATCCTTCCGTTTCACTGGGTTTATGTGCATCTTGCATTTCTTACTTTAACAAGGACAACAATAGCGTCACTGCATCACTGGGTGCTGACATATTTGGATTTAAAATGGTACTTTTCAGCCTCCTCTGTGCTTTGGAACAAAATCACATTAGatactgaaaacacagataACTCCATCTGCCTTTTAAAGAGCAGCCTGTCTGCACTGCTGTGACTGCTGCGGTTAAGTTTATTACAGCTTTTCTAGGCGGATTTTGCCAATTAAAGGGGATTTTCTCTGATAAACACCCCGGGGCGGGGCTTTCTACAGTCACTTCATCTCTCTATAAATCCATAAAGCTTTTCTAATATTCATCCATGTGAATGATGGAGCTGGAGGCAGAGTAATGTTGAAGTGGGTCTGTAACAGCTTTTTCCAGTTAAATCTCCTTGTGAGGAGATGGAAGGTGAACATGCCAGAAAACAAACCAGCTCCAGCAGACATCATTTATTGGGACTAATGCAAaattgatatatttatttatatttgtaaacaCAGCATATGAATGCCTTTGTGTTCCTTTGCTCATGCATATTGCAATTTTCTGTTGTGCAGCTGCTTAAAGGCAAAGTGACAAAATGAATCCAGCTCAGTCAACTGTTTAAgatgtttattattgatttcATCTTTTGACCAGAAAACACTGGTTTTGATTTGACTGGTAAACCACGTTATGAATAGCACATTGAAGAAACCTGGAAAGAAACTGGCACAGCCCAGCTAATGTTCCTGGAAGCCcaagatattttttaaataaaacacatattttaatcTGTCACTCTATATCAGTGGCTCTGGGGACCCCGAGGGGTCTTTGAGGAGGTTCCTGAGTGTCCCCAGCAAAATGggaataaaacatgtaaaaggaaaaatgttatCATATGGGGGTTTGTGGCCTAATTTGTCAGTTTAGGGTCAGTTTAGCCACTGCTCTATAGTCCTATACACTCCTCAGTTGTTAAActaatattaaatgtaaatgaacactGATATATCATTCGCattataacatttttgtttatgttggcAAACAATTGCCTCGTTCCACATGCAGTTGCCAGGAAACAATATCAGCATTtatgtcatgttgtgtttttagccACTTGATCAACTTGATATTAATACCTAATATTCTCGACGTTTAGCTTGGTTGTAATTtacaactcctgagggaaacatccaGCTCATAGCTAAACCTACCTGAAGGTCACCAGCGAGCTGCGAACTTAGCCTCTCTATTGTTTAGTCTTGAGCAGGTAATGGAGAGTGGGTTTATTgaagctgcctgctgctggaaacGGTGGATTTTGCAGAGTTGAGTGGAAATCTCCTGCTGTTTTTGGTCACTGCAactgacccctttcacatttcacataatcattttattctttgtgATTCTAAAAATATTgactagtgcagctttaaacactTCAAGCGAGGCAGCATAGGGCCCTAAAAAGTCAAAACCAGGATGTAATCTTGGCTTAAATATATAGGCTCAGCTTTTTGAAACATTCGACATGTGCATATTTACCCCAACACATTAAGAAGACTTTGGCATTCTCTTTGACTGACATGTTTGTGGTGCATCCTGGTTGCTATTTTAAGAAAACTGTAGGAAATCATGCACACGGCTCACATGAAGAGATTAAAGTCGGAGGTGGAAAGATGTTATAGTAAACACGCTGCACAAATTTCTGCTGAGAGAGGGGCGAGCGTTGGCTCTACAGTCTTTGACCGGTCTGGTGTGTCCTTCGTGGTCCACTGTCTGCCAGTCGACACAGAGCCACACATAGCGTCAGGCACAGAGTTAAAACTGAGAGGCTCGGGGCTCCGACCACTGCAGAGGAGGGCCGGCCTGATGAAGTGAAAGAAGTAAATAAGGCATTTGTGCCATGAGGAGGCCAAGCTGAACCGGCTGACCCAGGATTTTATTAAGGCTGTATGGAGATGGCAGGAGATGGGCTGTGATTAAGACCTCCAGGGGAGAAGTATCTGAGAATGTATTTGCTCACACTCAGAACTTACAGCAGGGGATCTTGGCTATCTGCAGAGTACACAGGGTCTCTTCTCCTGTTTGCTAACTTTAATGTTATGCACTCTGCTAACAATCATCAATGTATTATTTTCAGATGATATAAGACgattattttgtattaaatgccagaaaatggtgaaaaatgccCATTGCAGTTTCCCAGTGATCTAATGTCTTTCTTTGTCAAACCAAATCATTTACAAGCAAAGCTTCTCATTTGAGATGCTGGATTTagcaaatgtttgtcatttctgTTGATAGATGAATCGATTAACTGACTACCCTAATCGTTTAAAAATcgctttttttaatgtaaaaataaaaaatgtcagaaagagaCCTCCACAGGAAAACAGCATACAAACACAATAGATTTGGTTAATGTGGGGGTTTGTTACAACATGTCAGACTGCTGGTGTTTTTGCCCCATCCAACTTTCTGAGATGTCAGATCTCAGCATAGAACACAACACTACTATAACCAATCTAAATAATGGGCAAAACTAACCCAGAATATCATTTTAAGTGGGTCAGTGCTTCAGGTTTTATTACAGACAAATAGTCCTTCCTGTTTAagtcttcttttccttctccctACAGATTGAATCAGCAGTACAGGCGATCCATCAGGGCCGACGGGAGCTGTTAGAGGAAGCCTGCCACTCCTACACCCGCAAACGCAGAGTCCTCATCCCTGAGGACCTGAAGCACGTCATCGTGGACGACCAGCACGGCCTGCTGTACTGCTACGTGCCCAAAGTGGCCTGCACCAACTGGAAGCGGGTGCTCATGGTTCTGACAGGCGCTGCCGGGTCCCTCAGAGATCCACTGGCTATCCCCGCCAATGAGGCCCACATCCCAGGAAACCTCCGTACCTTGTCGGAGTACTCCACCACCCAGATTAACCAGCGCCTGCGCTCCTACCTGAAGTTCGTCTTCGTACGTGAGCCCTTCGAGCGGCTGGTGTCCGCGTATCGCAACAAATTCACACGGAGCTACAACACAGCTTTTCATAAACGATACGGCACAAAGATAGTGCGGCGGCACAGGCCGGACCCACAGCCGGAGGCTctggagagaggaaatgacGTCTCCTTCGAGGAGTTTGTGTATTACCTCGTGGACCCGGCCACCCAGCGAGAGGAGCCCTTCAATGAGCACTGGGAGCGGGTGCACTCACTGTGCCACCCCTGCCTCATCCACTACGACGTGGTGGGGAAATACGAGACGCTGGAGCAGGACTCCCGCTATGTGCTGCAGCTGGCCGGCGTGGAGGACCAGGTCAGCTTCCCTGCCTCGTCCAAGAGCACCAGGACTACAGGAGACATGGCAGCCCAGTTCTTCCAAAACATCAGCCCGTTTTACCAGAAGAAACTCTACAACCTCTATCGTATGGACTTCCTGCTCTTCAACTATTCCATACCAGCCTACCTCAAGTTTAGATGAGGCTGGGACGTCTCTCATCCACGGACTCCAATTGAACTTATGGAGCCTGGAAAagtacagtttgtttttgagatGCTTCCTTCTCTGTAGGCCTTATTACAGACACTGCAAATactgttttaaaagaaagaagcaCCATCAAAGCAATGAAAATATCCTGATGAGAGCTTATTTTTACGGATAAAACATCAAGCTGAAGAACCTCTGTGCACACAGGCGAAACAAATAGGAGAGGACCTTCCATCACAAGATGAACGCTTCTGCCTAATGAGGgcaaatttatattttactgtaaagagtgaatgtgtgaaatgcCATTCAAATttggtttcatttaatttcacttcGTCTGCTGTTTCAAATGTGTAATTTGCACAAAGGTGATCTCTACAAGGTGCAGTACCATGATGAAAgtattaaaatcacatttggACAGTGAATGTCTCCCAATATATGTGCCTTTAATAGTGGGCCTTAATTTGACCCCAGCAGACAACGACGACTTTTGTaactgtgactgttttgtttttgttttttttgtactgtagGAAGAGATTTTTGTGTAACTGTGATActgtctttatttattgttatttctgaCTCTACCAAGTCATACAAACCAAAATAGATATATAGTTGTCTCacaattttcaaataaatgcatttcagCAAGAATTTGTTTATTGCTTTGAATATTAGTTATTGATGTTTAGATGTTTTGAAGTAACCTATCCTAATCCTTGACATACTCCTGTACAGATATCCCTCAGAAAGTCATGATTTACatataagtattttatttaaatgacaaatCATAGCTGCAGAGATGTCATCTAGAGGTTTTTACAAATGTGATGGCACTACAAAGTCCAGTCAagctcactgtcactgtgaaaaTAAGATTATTACCATCTTTGGATGCTATTTTCAGATCACTAAAGACAAACATCTTTCTAAAAGTGCATATCAAACAATTGATAAGGCCCCATACAGAGAGACGCTTACTAAATCATTTTTAGACAAAAATAGCACAAAGAAATATCTGTACTGTCTATATCTGGAAAACATAGTAACGCAGGGACAGTTAAATAGTACAGGGTATATTCGGTGGCACTGTGctgcacaaaaaataaaatatcccGTAGAAATTTTGCAACACCAAACTCATCAGAGAACTGAAGGCTTATCACGGTTTAAAGGCACAAATCtacttaaaataaacacaataaaacctAACATTCCTCCAGAAAGTGCAGCATCTGATTTATGTTAATATACATTTACACTCAGTTATATATTATTATCGTCATAATACAATCAAATGCCATCTAACATTTAATAGCTGACAATGGGTGTACAGAATGTGTCAACAGTTAACAATACAGTGGTTCTACAGTATTCCCACTATCCATTTTAGATGCTTCTACAGAGCCAAGCTTGGTGGTGTTGATATCGAGGTCAGTGAAACTCCAGGGAACATTGTACAACTGCTGACCAAAGTGAGCTGGCAAATATGGAGAGCAAAGTGCAAAGTAAGTCCACACAGTCCTCAGCTTCTCTTTCTATAGTCAAGCcaggttgttttttctttttgcagctTATTATCAATGGTCTCATATCTGTGCCTCAATCCCGAGGGTGAAGGAATATTTTGAGCCCGGAAAACAATTTATATGTGGGTGAACTATTACCACGGAAGATTCATTTAATTTGTGCAAACAAAAATCTGTTCTGTTCAACTAATGTATTTGTTATTATAGATAAAGTGCACAGCAATAACCTCACTCAGTTTTGTTCATTTCCTCTCTAATTCCCTGCTCTGTGTGCCCTGGAACTATGTTTATCTTGATCTCTCAACATCTCTCCTCATATCTGTCTTGCTCAACCCGACACAGTGTTACAGCCACAATTTAAGCAATCAAAACAATTGGAATAGGTcatttctgattggctgttttgtCTCCAATTTGCTAGTAGGATTATCAGTTACTAGGgaaggagtaaaaaaaaaaggtagggTCACCGCACCCACACAAAAGTAGTGAATACAGTCTTGGTTACATAGCTAGTTTTATCAACCACTTTTAAGTTAGTCTCCACCCAGGTAGACCGTAGCTGACTTAGCGGTTGCtaactaagctaactggctaacttGATTATTGCCAACTACTCAGACAAGGCATAATACTCAGTACCTTTGAAAAAAGTACCACTAAATGATTCACCTCAGTAAAATTTATGTAGCTAGTGAACTAACTACTACTAATGACCTAATATcatgcttttaaaataaaatgtagcaacaaaataatatattagATAAAGATCTTTAACCACTCACTGAGCTGCCTCTGTAATTATGTGCTCTGCTAAACAGCATCTAACTAAGCTAGCTTATGtagttcctttaaaaaaaactgaaactgtgcCTTTAAACTACAAAAAATTCTAAATCTAAGATACAATTTTGTTGGACAGTTTGCTACATCTCAGTGCATTCATCTGGTTGCTATTAGGAATTTGTAAATTAGCTTGCAATATAAATATTACACTCACGTCAAGGttgcatgtttgcattttttacaAGCACTTAATTGTGCTactgaattaaaacatttatcgAAACTTTTTTCAAAGGTACTGAATGATTATCATGCCTTGGCTGAGCTAGTAATAATCAAGTTAGCCAGCTAGGTTAGTTAGCTATTGCTCACCTAGCAACCATATGTCAGCTACAGCACCTACCATACCGAAAAAGCTTAGTAGAGACTAAATGAGAAAATTTCATAAGCAACCAAAAATACATTCAGTActttcatgtatgtgtgtcccTACTTAGCATTTCCCCAGTGCTTCCCTGCTCCCCTCTTTCAGATTAGCTGTAATCAATAACCACTGGAGACAAAAAACACCTTACCAAAAATGACTCCAGTTTTTAGACAGGCTAAAATTGTGACATGACTGTAAAGGTGTGTTGAGAGAGAAATCCAAGTGTCATTCACATGAATTTTACCTCTGAACATTTATTCACCCTAAACCAACCAATGTGCCATCTGTATGTAAGCTGTAAACTGAATAGCAGCAGACTGTGTCTGTCGGGGTGAAACTCCAGTCTCTCCTGTTTTCCCTCTCATCTCTGTACGGTTATGAGGCAGTTTCATAAAGTGCTGGCTTAATATGTGCAAATTGGGGGGAATTAGAGAGTAAATTAGTAAATTCAGAGGTTATTACTGTTCACTTGGATAACTGAACATGCAAATAATTCTATTGAACATTCAAATACATCTATTGAGCTAAGTAAATTATTCTCTGCATGATCATTTGTCTACAAAGTAGAATTGATGTGcttgcaaaaaatatttttctgtgctCAAAATGTCCCATAGTGCATCTGTATTGATGCCATACTTGCCTCCTATATTCTTTTTTCCTCACCTTCTCTCTTGAAGGAAGCCCAGTGGGCTTTGCAGTGTGCTTCAGCCACTTGCATTTAAGGGAACATTACATTCAGGGTGTACAGGAACACTTGTCTGTGTCAGACTCCAGTCCCAGTTGAACCGAACATCAGAATCAGTCTGAAGCTCAGAGCCAAAAAGCCAGTCCCCAGCAGGTCACCCAGAGCTGTGAGGTAGGGGATGGAGAAATTGTCTGGATCCA is drawn from Seriola aureovittata isolate HTS-2021-v1 ecotype China chromosome 2, ASM2101889v1, whole genome shotgun sequence and contains these coding sequences:
- the LOC130182165 gene encoding carbohydrate sulfotransferase 11-like: MRKPKVIRMVFALFLGCFIMVIFYFNSSLKPASEPVGERSSGQKSRRSPLQTLYGDGDQIESAVQAIHQGRRELLEEACHSYTRKRRVLIPEDLKHVIVDDQHGLLYCYVPKVACTNWKRVLMVLTGAAGSLRDPLAIPANEAHIPGNLRTLSEYSTTQINQRLRSYLKFVFVREPFERLVSAYRNKFTRSYNTAFHKRYGTKIVRRHRPDPQPEALERGNDVSFEEFVYYLVDPATQREEPFNEHWERVHSLCHPCLIHYDVVGKYETLEQDSRYVLQLAGVEDQVSFPASSKSTRTTGDMAAQFFQNISPFYQKKLYNLYRMDFLLFNYSIPAYLKFR